GAGGCTCATCAGTTAGCTCAGAGCACTGCGTCTCTTATTAATGTTAATCAAAAAGGCAATGAAGAGAGTATGTTGGTTTTTGTTTGTGATCATATTTGATTTACAACCATGGCAGCTCATATCTGGTAGTATCATCTCTTGTGATTGTCAGCTCAGTGCAGGCAAATCTATTATCAGTATGTCTTATGTTTACAATTTCTCCCATTATTCTGTGACAATCTGTTTTGAAACCATCTATTTGAATAACACAGTTCCCTACATTTAGTCTTTAAAATGGTTGTGTGCAACTTTGTGTTTTGAATTTTTTCTTTTTACATGTATTAATCAGTTTGGCCAAAATGGGGGAGGTATTTAAAGGACATGTGAAGAAAGATTAGAAGACAAGGTTAAGATAACAAATGAACGTTGTATTTTACCTAATGAATCCAATAACAGGTGGTACTGTAACACGTTACACTATATCTCAGCTAACTCGTTAAGGGCgatagactgtaacaaggctcaAGATTCAAGGcctgcccactgggcacacattggttgaatcaacgttgaattgacgtctgtgcccagtgggtggttATTTCatgttcataaatgtttaatttTACCTAATGAAACCCATAGCTGGTGGTAACTAACAAAAGGCTTACAAGTATAAGATATTACATGTTACCCCAGGAAAGGTAGCCTatcggttagagcgttgggccagtaaccgattggtcgctggttcaaatacccgagccgacaaggtgtcAATGTGCCTTTGAGtcaggcacttaaccctaatttgctccaagGGCGTCGTACTACTGGATGACCCTGTAAAACTGTAACTATCAggtatatgtgacaaataaaccatacagtactagtcaaaagacacacctgctcattcaagggtttttctttatttgtacaattttctacattatagaataatagtgaaaacataaaaactatgaaataacacatatggaatcatgtagtaaccaaaaaaagtgttcaacaaatcaaaatatattttagattttagattattcaaagtagccacccttttccttgatgagagctttgcaccctcttggcattctctcaaccagcttcatgaggtagtcatctggaatgcatttcaattaacaggtgtgccttgttaaaagtgaatttgtggaatttctttccttcttaatgtgtttaagccaatcagttgggttgtgacaaggtaggggtgttatacagaagatagccctatttggtaaaataccaagtccatattatggcaagaacagctcaaataagcaaagagaaacgacagtctatcatcactaaggaagactcagagttacctttgctgcagatgatacgttcattagagttaccagcctcagaaattgcagcccaaataaatgcttcacagagttcaagtaacagacttgcttgggccaagaaacacgagcaatggacattagaccggtggaaatctgttctttggtctgacgagtccaaatgtatgatttttggttccaacttctgtgctttgtgagacgcagagtaggtgaacggatgatctctgcatgtttaGTTCCCACCATGAAAAGCAtcgaggaggaggtgtgatgttgtgggggtgctttgctggtgacactgtgatttatttagaattcaaggcacacttcaccagcatggctaccacagagtgaaggaaaatcagccaaaaaagtgctcagcatatgtgggaactggttgagagaatgccaagaatgtgccaagctgtcatcaaagcaaagggtggctacattgaagaatctcaaatatcaaatatattttgatttgtttaacacttttttgttactacatggtCGCATATGTGTcattacatagttttgatgtcttcactactattctacaatgtagaaaataggaaaaattaagaaaaacctttgaatgagtaggtgtgtacaaacgtttgactggtactgtatatttaaaacaATGTATTAGATTTTTTAACCCATTGTGTGTGGTAACTATAAAAAGTCTATACTTAGCTTTACCCCAGGATATCAATTATTAAGGGTGGTAACTATAGAAACAAGGTAGCTTTATTCACGTCAGGGGAATTTAGAGGAACAAGGTTGCTATATTCACATCATGGGAACTTAGTGAAAAGTGTCAGCCTATTTGCAACGCATCTCCTTGTTATTGTATTTCCATTGTTGTGTGTTTCACCTGCATTCAGTAGTCTATGAATCACATGATTATGAAGGTATAAATGTATGAAAAGGTGTAGACTTATTTACAATGTATGTAGTTCGGTCTTGTGATGTACTTGTGTACATGTATTAAGTCATcttttatgttttgtgtggactccaggaagagtagctgctgctttagcagtagctaatggggatcctaataaaatgctAAATACTAAATGTTAAGCAGTGTTGCTAGAATCCATTGCTATTGCCATAAGGAGCAGGATGATCAGAATTTTCTGGCCATCTTGTTCATTATAACTTAAGAATAATAGCAGCAGTATGATTTACTTTAAACCAGTTACCTACTATTAGTTGCTCAtggttctgtggtgtgtgtgtgacctaccCAGGGAGTAACCTACCCAGCCTGCCATGGGATCTGGAGTAAGTGGGCTCCCCCTCTGGAGAGGAGTCGCCTGGCCACAACCTCCTTCTGTGGTAAATACTCTTTTCAATAGTATCTTATCTGTCACACTATGGTAGTGAAGCAAGAGGTACAGTAGTTGTACTTCCTTTGTCTATTTAGATTTCCTttttcttctcttccccctctctaccattTCCTCTTACAGGTTCATATGCTGGTGCTGTCATAGCCATGCCTCTAGCAGGGATCCTGGTGCAGTACTCAGGCTGGTCctctgtgttctatctctatggTAAGATGGAGTTCCATGGCAATGTTATAGCTTCCAAATGTAAAAAGCATAAGCTGATGCACACCCACCCTGAAAAGTCACTGCGTGCCGAAATGTTGGTTAGGTTTACCCACTCAATTGTTGGGAGCATATACAGAGTTTTCCACTTTCTTTCTATCTTTTTATATAGCTTCCAAATtagtttttaacatttttttaatcaTCATCACATTCTAACCAACAACCTATTTGAAAATATTGAAAATATGTTGAGTATAGTACATcctcttctacacctgcattgcttgctgtttggggttttaggctgggtttctgtacagcactttgagatatcagctgatgtacgaagggctatataaataaatgtgatttgatttgattttgatttgattttaaagcTTGTTGCTGATGCTTTCAGACCTCCAGACCATTGATTTCTTCCTAATGTTTTGGTGTGTCTGTTCTCCAATAATTTTCCATCTCTCCCTGGACTAGATGAATTTGGTCTTTTTGTCTGAGGGTTTAGTCTATGGGGGATTTCTAAAAGATCTGCCTTTTAAGAATGTAATGTTATTGTACAGGCCGATCTAAGCTTTTCACATGTTCACATACAACAATGACACAATTAAAACACATTTACAATAGGGTTTCTGTAGCTTTGCTGCATGGTTCCATAATGACTAGAAGATATACATAATCCACCACCCATATTTTATTTATCCTGTGTAACAATCCCAATATCATTGTGCAGGGTGCTTTGGGATCTTCTGGTATATGTTCTGGATCCTTGTGTCGTATGAAAGTCCTGCTGTGCACCCTACCATCACCCAGGAGGAACGAGTCTACATAGAGGAGAGCATCGGGGAGAGTGCCAAGCTCATGGGCCCTGCTGAGGTGAGGGACAGGGCTTGAGGTTGGTTGAATAAAAGTTGTTTGAAGGGTTTCAAACAACTTTCACTCAACTAACCTCATGCCCTGCTTCTCTGTTTCAGTGAAATAATCCAAATCTGTGTGAAAGTTTGACAAAGTTTTTTAGTAGGCCATTACGTTTTCTTAGTGATATTAGGCCAGAGTTCTCAAAGTCTTCAAAGTCCACTTCTCCTCAAATCGATTCCTATGATATTAAATTGGGAGATGATGCTATGCCCCACTTCCTACTCAGGCTTGTTTTGATCTCTGCTCCCCTGAGGCCTCATGCATAAACTGTGAGTATGTCCAGAATATACCACAAATTGTGCATGCGCCAAAAAAGTTGACATTTATACAAATATAACTTGAGACAATGTGCTAACCTATCCGGAAACTTTAGACCATGCGGATGCACATCTTACAACTCTAAAAATCTATGTGTTTAATTTTATTGTAACATATAGACATAGGAATCTTttcctatttattttattttcataaccATTGCAGAATAAATTCCTCATCTTTTCTTTCCATGACAGGTTCATATTCTTGAAGTAGCCATACAACAAATTACAATGCACAGCTCTCATTTAAGTGGACCTTGTAGCCTAGTAAatagataggctatatacagttgaagtcggacgtttacatacaccttagccaaatacatttacattcacaaaatcagtatttggtagcattgcctttaaattgggtcCAACATTTCaagtagcattccacaagcttcccacaataagttgggtgaattttggccaattcctcctgacagagctggtgtttctgagtccggtttgtaggcctccttgctcgcacacacttttttttagttctgcccacaaattttctatgggaatgaggtcaggactttgtgatggccactccaataccttgactttgttgtccttaagccatcttgccacaactttggaagtatgcttggggtcattgtccatttggaagacccatttgcatccaagcttttaacttcctgactgatgacttgagctattgcttcaatatatccacataattttccttcataatgatgccatctattttgtgaagtgcaccagtccctcctgcagcaaagcacccccacaacatgatgctgccacccccgtgcttcacggttgggatggtgttctttgcctTGCAAgcatcctcctttttcctccaaatataacgatggccaaacagttctatttttgtttcatcgggccaaaaagtacgatctttgtccccatgtgtagttgcaaaccgtagtctggcttttcatggcggttttggagcagtggcttcttccttcctgagcggcctttcaggttatgtcgatataggactcgttttactgtggatatagatacttttgtagctgtttcctccagcatcttcacaaggtcctttgctgttgttctgggattgatttgcacttttcgcaccaaagtacattcatctctaggagacagaacgcgtctcctccctgagcggtatgacggctgcgtggtcccatggtgtttatacctgcgtactatggtttgtacagatgaacgcggtaccttcaggcatttggaaattgctcctatggatgaaccagacttgtggagatctacaattttgattctgtggtcttggctgatttcttttgattttcccatgatgtcaagcaaagaggcactgaatttgaaggtaggctttgaaatacatacacaggtacacctccaattgactcaaattatgtcaattagcctatcagaagcatctaaagccatgacataattttctggaattttccaagctgtttaaaggcacagtcaacatagtgtatgtaaacttctgacccactggaattgtgatacagggaattataagtgaaataatatgtctgtaaacaattgttggaaaatgacttgtgtcatgcacaaagtagttgtcctaaccaacttgccaaaactatagtttgttaacaagaaatttgtggagtggttgaaaaaaaaagttttaatgactccaacctaagtgtatgtcaacatccgacttcaactgtatatttcaaGTTATGCAATCCGATAAGCAGCACGGTTTATAGTATATAGTAGAATTTAACAGGTAAACAGTTGATCTTTTACATTGAAGTAGGCCTATGATGGCGACTGTAATACACAACATAGTCTCAGGGCAATCTCTGACACGCTGACACTCTTATTTAGTATGGTATGTTACGTTACGTTAGCCACCTGTGACCCGGAAGAATTTGTTTGGGGTCTAAAAATATGGTTATTAATATTTTATGGTATGTGCAAAATTGTCCTCTGTACCGGTCATTAGGATGTAAATATTACAAAATtgacattacagtcaatgggtaaaGTAGATGAAAAACATAGTTGCAGCATGTGGGTCCACTATAGAGCACATTTTTTTTATAAGTTCTTGTCTAGCTCTTATTTAATGTGAACAAAATATTACAAGTCCTGACAACTCACTTAACTATTCCTGAGAAATCCACTTACTAGAAACAATTTGAATATCAAACTCACAAAAAGTATCATTTATAATTACTCATACTTCTTTTCAAATTACCATAAAGTGTGTACATTTTGAACGGCATCCATTTTTTTAAAGAACCAGGAAGATAAAGTTGTCAAGGTCACACCCCCACATGTGATATCATTGAAAAGCCCATAATGTCCTCTCAAAGGGACAACAGGTACATACAGTGGCTTGTATGGCCTTAGAGATACGGACCAAGAACTGATGAATTGCTGGGTCTCAGGGGGTTAGGTACATTATGAATGGAAAAGCGCTCATACAATATTCTATGAATTAGAGGATGTATAGTATCATACGTCTTACCCAGTCATACAATAGCATACGAATTGGACTTAATTTATCATACTTCTTGAATGACGTATAGTATTGTACGTCTTGATCTGAGATCAGGTTGCTTGTTGCACCATAATAACAAAGGAGAATTTTGGAGAGAATTTATGTTGGCGGTAAGGGTAACTAACGACCGAATGTGAGGAGAACTAAAACGACAAAGTTTACGTGAATTTATGTAGCTGGTTAGATGCATTTGGTTAAGTTTAGAATAAGAGTTAagagaagggttagctaaaatacaAGAGTTGTCTCTGACGCGATTTGAACATGCAATTTTTGGATTGCTAGTCTGTCGTGGATTAAGACGTCAGCATGCTTCAATTTGGCTGGTGCCTAGCAAATTTGGCCAAGTGAACTGAACGCGTGTGCTCACATACTACTTTAAAAGTCCCTTGTTTGAAAAACGAGAAAAAGCATCAGTctgtactgtttgtccatttggCGATGCCATAGCCAGTATacgcttcctcaaaatagtcagaattaatctaagataatttCTTGAGTTGTCATTTATTTTCATAGTCGTGCAGTTTTGCATCTGACtaggatgtttggtgcagtattttttTCGCATGAGAACGAGTTGTCTCTCGATGAATGATAACAGGCACTTCGGCTTCCAACTTTGGCTTGCCttgagaaaatgttttgtgtgccTGAACAGCCGAAAAAAAACCTTGCCAGTCCACAATGAAGAAAAAAGTCAcaaaatatatgcacaaactgttccGGAACTGTTTTGGCCCACCAATCCTCCCCGACCAACCTCCCTATGTCCAAAGTAACTAGACCATTAGTAGGTACAATACAGTACGTCTTGGAGGTGCTCAGAAATACGTGAAGTATATTCCATATGGCTCTAAGGCCAGGTTGATGTACTGCAATGGATGTTTTTTTTTCCGCCGAGACAATGTTTCAGAATTTGCGGGCAGACCATCGTAAACAGGATGGGGGAAAAGTCGATGCAAAACATTGTTGAATTCAAACTTTCTGCTGACAGGTCAACAACATTTCCATTGTTTTCTCTTTCAGAAACGGACAGTTCTTTTGTCAGCTACAGCATAAATTATTGCTAAAGATTAAAAGATTCTGCCAACACAGTAAATAGACCGGTAGCTTATGTAAAATATTTGACAGTATGGGTAGCTACAGTATTGCTGTGTGATAGGAGTTTAACATCATAGCCTATTTCAACTCAGAGCCTATAGGAAGGCAGGACATAGAAACCCAATGATATAATGATAAACTaaatattgaacaacaattcGTATTTTGCATAGAAGTGTGATGGCTGTAGCATTTAGCCTACTTTTAAATGGTTTAAAATATACAATAAATCTATCAGAATGTGCGGACTGGCACTCTCTATAGGCTGCATgtatgtgtttctctctttctcaccactGCTAGCCTTTCACCGGTAACTCATGTATTTTCTGCCCTTTTGCTCCATCGTAGAAATTTAAGACCCCCTGGAAAAAGTTCTTCACCTCCATGCCTGTCTATGCAATCATCGTGGCCAACTTCTGCAGAAGCTGGACCTTCTACCTACTGCTTATCAGTCAGCCGGCCTACTTTGAGGAGGTGTTTGGGTTTGAGATAAGCAAGGTGAGACCAGTGGAGCATTGCCAGGATAGGGCACCAGCCTAGCCAAACAGTGTTGCTGGGGTATGGTACTCGAGGCCTAGGTGAGGGATGTGTGAAAATGTTGTGCTTGGCTCTAACTGACTTTAATACCTTTTAATACCTCTATGTGGATGTTGATTGCAACTGTTCCTGTCCTCAGGTTGGCATGGTGTCTGCCCTGCCCCACTTGGTGATGACAATCATTGTGCCCATTGGAGGGCAGTTGGCTGACTACCTACGCAGCAGGAACATCCTGTCTACCACTACAGTCAGGAAGATCATGAACTGTGGAGGTGAGAGAGCCCCTTCAGCACAATATGTACAATTATATCAGATGTGTTTGATAGAATAGTAATGCTTTTACACTATCTGTATGATCGTGGTACAATGACTTTTTGGGACTGTAATTAAATTGCAACTGTGATGGCCCATAGCCCCTGGGTTACTGTAgcatgtgtgtgactgtctgtctctgcagGGTTTGGCATGGAGGCTACGCTGCTGCTGGTAGTGGGATTTTCCCACACCAAAGGGGTGGCTATTTCCTTCCTGGTCCTTGCTGTGGGCTTCAGTGGATTTGCCATATCAGGTCAGTACCTGTTAAACACATGGCATCAGAGAGTCTGCCAGTATAGATCACAGCTGCCTGTAGGATACTCCTCCCTTACTCTTTGTAGATgtgaccgatgtgaaatggctagctagataGCGGTGGAGTGCATTAATAGCGTTtcgatcggtgacgtcactcgcgctgagaccttgaagtagtggttccccttgctctgcacgtgccgtggcttttgtggcacgatgggtaacgatgcttcgtgagtgactgtggttgatgtgtgcagagggtctctggctcgagcccaggttggggcgaggagagggacggaagcaatactgttacataGACAGAGAACAAATCTAACAACTACACCGTAGATTCTGTCTAGAATGGACACTATTTATTGCATGAATCTTGCcatggaggcagaactgagtgatTTCCTCTAGATGGGCACATGAAAAATcgaaattggctatattgtaaaaattcaagAAAACACAacatagctttttggtcttaatttaaggttaggcattagggttagcagtgtggttaggattagattttaaataatattttatgactttgtggccttgccagctagtgaccaccagctgcctccagaacaagattcatgatgaaAACTCCAACTTGCCTATTTATCGTTCAACAGCCACCGATGTGGTCTAAAAAGGACCTGCAATCAGCAATATCCAGCTACAAAGGGAACAGGGTCGATTTCTCACATTTCTCAAACATCTATTCCAGCTGAAGCTTGTGGCTGCAAGGCAGACCTTGGTTTTACTACTACTCATTTTTCTTGGGCTTTCTCCTGGAGTATTTAATAATTCAGCACAAGTCCCAGAGGAGCTGCCATACAGGCTGGCTGTGTGCAGCTACAGAGGACACTCAGTGTGGGGGAGGAGATTCACTGGCTAGCTACTCCCTTTGCAACAAGATGGCTGCACGGGGCTTTGATTTTCATCGCCATTTCATTACATTTATATTATGTTTGGGGTATTTCAGTAGTTTTGATATTTCACTAGTATTTCAGTAGTTTTGTGgtcttcattaaagaaaaaaAGGTCATTACTAATGGTGGTTTTTATTACCTACCAAGAATGAGCAAAACCTCTAGAGACCGTAAGGGCTAGATCCTATCAGATCTGCGCTAGCCAACACCCACATAGCGGTTGTTTGGACGGTGTCtgaggtggaactgcgttagagctgtcaaatccataAGCGGCTCCTTGCGTCAGCTTATCGCGGACACTGCCATTGGATGCAAAATACGAAACCAACCGACTTTAATCAACCGACGATAATCCAACCGACGATAATCCAACTTTATAATTAGAAGTTCATGCAGCCGTGTTACAAGTTCAAACGCTCAAATGCGTGATGTTTTATTGTCTGATAGGCTATGAATCCCCCCATCCAAATTAACATTAAAACATGCATTAGCCTACACGTTCTATTGGCGTTTTGAACTTCTAACGCAGTGGGGATACTAAGGAAGGGAGTGGTTTGTGACACAAGAGCAGTCACTCACCTATTTGTCAGTTCATACCGCAAGTTACACATCCAACAACAGTCGCTATGCGGATGTCGGCCAACATGGTCTGATACGATCTGATTGAAACGAGGTCTAAGTTATAGTGAAATCAGTTGAACCACAAGAACTATAACcacttgtttttatttaatcaagtGCTAATCAATTGTTGCCTTAGAGATCTGTCTTATAGAGAGTAACTTCACACTGAAAACCTTGTATTTCATTCTGAACGTTCTTTCCATTAGGATTCAACGTCAATCACTTAGACATTGCTCCACGCTATGCCAGTATCCTTATGGGCATATCCAATGGTGTGGGCACCCTGTCTGGCATGGTATGCCCATTGATCGTAGGTGCCATGACAAAAAACAAGGTAAGACATTCTGTTACCCTTGGAAAGTCCATAAAACATTATGGTTAAACGTAGATTCATTATCGGATAGAACTACAATTCTCGGTGACTTTGTATAAGACACTTTATATTCCATCTGTCCACATGAAGACTCGAGAAGAGTGGCAGTGGGTGTTCCTCATCGCTGCTCTGGTTCACTACGGGGGAGTCATCTTCTATGGCATCTTTGCCTCTGGAGAGAAGCAGCCGTGGGCCGACCCAGAGCTGACCAGCGATGAGAAGTGTGGCTTCATCGATGAGGATGAGCTGGCAGAGGAGACGGGCGACATCACCCAGAGTTACGGTGCCCTGGGCGGCGGTCCGGCCAAAACGTACGGTGCCACTACGCAGAACGGGGGCTGGGCTGACAGCTGGGATAAGAAGGAGGAGTTTGTCCaggaagaggcagagggagggccGTATGGCTACAGGCAGGACCAGGACTACTCCTAGAGACAGGAGACTCACTGACCATCAAACGGTAGACTTATTTTGTATTGTTTACCAGTTTAGACGAAACAAGTCAAAAACCAAACAAAAAAGATAACAATCCATTGTTGTATGTTTGCACAAATTCTAATCATTAATTCTAAAGATAAAATTTGTTCAAAAGATGATTTTAttgtacaaataaaataaaaaaatatagagATGTAGCACATAAAATTGACAGATCTATTTGTAAATGTAATATGCATATAAATTATAGATATATTTATTTGGAGTGCAATTGTGTGTAAGTGTGAACCATTTCCACCTCATCAATCTGAGCTTCTTCATTCTGGAGAAGCCTGTTATGTGCGATCAGACAAGATTTAACTGGCTTCCTGGATCATCATGCCTAACTGGTTCTTATTACAACTCCTCATGAGCCAGCCATTGCAGTGTAAAAGAAACATGTCACTGTAAAAAGGGGACTTAACCAGGAATTGAGACTGTATGTCTTAGGTTGTACAGTATCTCTTCTGAATGCACTGAAAGTAGTGTCCTTTCAATGCATAATATAATTTTCTTTTTTTATTATGTGTTTGTATAACTGT
This window of the Oncorhynchus tshawytscha isolate Ot180627B linkage group LG12, Otsh_v2.0, whole genome shotgun sequence genome carries:
- the LOC112263793 gene encoding vesicular glutamate transporter 2.1, with the protein product MESVKMRAKEGIKEFGAKTLGQMYKVMEKRQGTGEVIELTEDGRPSEAQEKKAPLCDCTCFGLPRRYIIAIMSGLGFCISFGIRCNLGVAIVGMVNNSTIHKDGKIIITEKAKFNWDPETVGMIHGSFFWGYIVTQIPGGYICSRLAANRVFGLAIFLTSTLNMLIPSAARTHYGLVIFVRILQGLVEGVTYPACHGIWSKWAPPLERSRLATTSFCGSYAGAVIAMPLAGILVQYSGWSSVFYLYGCFGIFWYMFWILVSYESPAVHPTITQEERVYIEESIGESAKLMGPAEKFKTPWKKFFTSMPVYAIIVANFCRSWTFYLLLISQPAYFEEVFGFEISKVGMVSALPHLVMTIIVPIGGQLADYLRSRNILSTTTVRKIMNCGGFGMEATLLLVVGFSHTKGVAISFLVLAVGFSGFAISGFNVNHLDIAPRYASILMGISNGVGTLSGMVCPLIVGAMTKNKTREEWQWVFLIAALVHYGGVIFYGIFASGEKQPWADPELTSDEKCGFIDEDELAEETGDITQSYGALGGGPAKTYGATTQNGGWADSWDKKEEFVQEEAEGGPYGYRQDQDYS